In Rothia mucilaginosa, one genomic interval encodes:
- a CDS encoding LysE/ArgO family amino acid transporter: MSTSLSLLFLGATTTISLVAAIGAQGTFVLRQGILGRHITPIIIFCILSDALMIGLGVVGLGALLDAAPWFIEVFRYVGAAFLAWFGFEAGRRVFTPHSIVVDDAEGDSQSLKAALLTTAAVTYLNPLAWLDTTILLGSLANAQGDPGRWWYYLGCCCGSLIWFLVLGYGSRLLRPLFARPSAWRVLDGATALLMAYLVFNLLTMNLSNH, encoded by the coding sequence TTCTTTGGTGGCGGCTATCGGCGCCCAGGGAACTTTTGTGCTGCGTCAGGGTATTTTGGGTCGGCATATTACCCCGATTATTATTTTCTGCATTCTGTCGGATGCTCTGATGATTGGCTTGGGCGTTGTGGGTCTGGGCGCTCTGTTGGATGCGGCGCCGTGGTTTATTGAGGTGTTCCGTTATGTGGGTGCGGCGTTTTTGGCGTGGTTTGGTTTTGAGGCTGGCCGCCGCGTGTTTACTCCGCATTCCATTGTGGTTGATGATGCGGAAGGTGATTCTCAGTCGTTGAAGGCGGCTCTGCTGACTACGGCGGCGGTGACTTATTTGAATCCGCTGGCGTGGTTGGATACGACTATTCTTTTGGGTTCGCTGGCGAATGCACAGGGCGATCCTGGCCGTTGGTGGTACTACCTGGGTTGCTGCTGCGGTAGCCTGATCTGGTTTTTGGTGCTGGGGTATGGTTCGCGTCTGTTGCGTCCGCTTTTTGCGCGCCCTTCAGCGTGGCGTGTTTTGGATGGTGCGACGGCTCTTCTGATGGCGTACCTGGTGTTCAACCTGCTGACGATGAACCTGTCTAACCACTAG
- a CDS encoding D-mannonate dehydratase, with protein sequence MLVLGGIFLVLPIISGVLIALTHKLMVRTPQWVQITTGILTVLFAGVLFTAGVFETSSLDGLDFVYDGGQVFPLIVIGIYLAIFLGVDTVLGWSLKHAIHQLASLPPMIAKVLPVLMVSVLFIFVNADLWKLANGLSFPRTWAVLGLMGLLAVFVVVTTSLERTARLLGRYRGDDIARFTANDYERAAALEGGIWNTAQDWVEEKKILEHRPLKVAPWSNLIIIPMIGQIIQATFFMLLVFGFFMGFSSIAISDTTIESWMSIKPEHLKILGVDTNINAVVIKVSMIVAVFSGLSFVATTSSDEKYARSFLKPMIERIKHILIIRDIYLGLLTMPKNEVLIPLEEEKNTEKEAEKV encoded by the coding sequence TTGCTCGTTCTCGGTGGCATCTTCCTCGTGCTGCCGATAATCTCCGGGGTGCTCATCGCTCTAACCCACAAACTCATGGTTCGCACCCCGCAGTGGGTTCAAATCACCACGGGTATTCTCACCGTACTTTTTGCCGGCGTGCTCTTCACTGCCGGTGTCTTCGAAACCAGCAGCCTCGACGGCCTCGACTTCGTCTACGACGGCGGCCAAGTCTTCCCGCTCATCGTTATCGGAATCTACCTCGCCATCTTCCTGGGCGTAGATACCGTACTCGGGTGGTCCCTCAAGCACGCCATCCATCAGCTCGCCTCCCTGCCGCCCATGATAGCGAAAGTACTGCCCGTACTCATGGTGTCCGTGCTCTTCATATTCGTGAACGCAGACCTCTGGAAGCTCGCCAACGGACTCAGCTTCCCACGCACCTGGGCGGTTCTGGGCCTCATGGGGCTACTCGCCGTGTTCGTCGTCGTCACAACCTCCCTGGAGCGCACAGCGCGACTGCTGGGGCGCTACAGGGGCGATGACATCGCACGCTTTACCGCGAACGATTACGAGCGCGCCGCAGCCCTTGAAGGCGGAATCTGGAACACCGCCCAAGACTGGGTCGAAGAGAAGAAAATTCTCGAACACCGACCCCTCAAAGTCGCGCCCTGGAGCAACCTCATCATCATCCCCATGATTGGGCAGATTATTCAGGCGACCTTCTTCATGCTGCTCGTCTTTGGATTCTTCATGGGATTCTCATCCATCGCCATTAGCGACACCACCATCGAATCCTGGATGAGCATCAAACCCGAACACCTCAAAATCCTTGGTGTGGACACCAACATCAACGCCGTCGTCATCAAGGTATCCATGATCGTTGCCGTGTTCTCCGGGCTCAGCTTCGTCGCAACCACCAGTAGCGACGAAAAGTACGCCCGAAGCTTCCTCAAGCCCATGATTGAGCGAATCAAGCACATCCTGATTATTCGCGATATCTACCTGGGTCTGCTCACCATGCCCAAAAACGAAGTGCTCATACCCCTCGAAGAGGAGAAGAACACCGAAAAAGAGGCTGAGAAAGTATAA
- a CDS encoding GTPase, translating into MFSHAPEPADQQHQHNGEERTAALYVESTLEPHEAWAALTEYIHLWWPRQLLQSEESHIDLSTELLLEETTDEDIIPVARIIQCENEDVLTIAPYPGTRLGRLLGVSEESEESLSFILDALTPETAEGPLSLLEISSGTYTGREDEELGIYEEQEEAAALLMGAYSRFIGAELQKEEL; encoded by the coding sequence ATGTTTTCCCACGCACCAGAACCAGCCGATCAGCAGCACCAACACAACGGTGAAGAACGAACGGCAGCCCTCTACGTAGAGAGCACACTGGAGCCTCACGAAGCCTGGGCAGCACTGACCGAATACATTCACCTCTGGTGGCCCAGGCAGCTCCTACAGAGCGAGGAGAGCCATATCGACCTCTCCACAGAGCTACTGCTCGAAGAGACCACAGACGAGGACATCATTCCTGTGGCACGTATTATCCAATGCGAGAACGAAGACGTCCTCACCATCGCACCCTACCCGGGTACACGCCTAGGGCGCCTCCTGGGCGTATCTGAAGAATCAGAAGAAAGCCTGAGCTTCATCCTGGACGCTCTCACCCCGGAGACCGCAGAAGGACCGTTATCCCTGCTCGAAATCAGTAGCGGCACCTACACGGGTCGTGAAGACGAGGAGCTGGGCATCTACGAGGAACAGGAAGAGGCTGCTGCGCTACTCATGGGGGCCTACAGCCGCTTTATTGGAGCTGAGCTCCAGAAGGAAGAACTATAG
- the dnaB gene encoding replicative DNA helicase — protein sequence MSETAIDYGSRTMPHDDVAEQSVLGGMLLSKDAIADVVESLRASDFYKPAHETIYEAILSLYGHGSPADAITVADELKKRGELARVGGAAYIHTLIASVPTAANAQYYAEIVKEHAIMRRLIEAGTKIAQLGYANETEVDTLVDQAQAEIYAVTDGNAKEDYVSFSEALEETINEIDANSNRPDGVYGVPTDFIEFDELTGGLHGGQMIVIAARPGVGKSTLALDIARSAAIHHQMTTVFFSLEMSRTELAMRILSAEGKISMGRLKKGDLDTEGWTNLATLQGRIDSAPLFIDDSPNMTLMEIRAKCRRLKQRNDLKLVVLDYLQLMSSGKKVESRQQEVSEFSRSLKLLAKELDVPVIALSQLNRGSEQRTDKRPMVSDLRESGSIEQDADMVILLHREDMYNPDSERVGEADMIIAKHRGGPTRTIPLAFSGKYSRFNNMANEAPPQY from the coding sequence ATGTCTGAAACTGCCATTGATTATGGTTCCCGCACTATGCCTCATGATGATGTGGCTGAGCAGTCGGTGCTCGGTGGCATGCTGCTGTCAAAGGACGCTATTGCGGATGTGGTTGAGAGCCTGCGTGCGTCTGATTTCTATAAGCCGGCGCACGAGACGATTTATGAGGCGATTCTTTCTCTGTACGGTCACGGTAGCCCTGCGGATGCGATTACGGTTGCTGATGAGCTGAAGAAGCGCGGCGAGCTGGCTCGTGTGGGCGGCGCGGCCTATATTCATACGCTGATTGCGTCGGTTCCGACTGCTGCTAACGCTCAGTATTACGCTGAGATTGTTAAGGAGCACGCGATTATGCGCCGCCTGATTGAGGCGGGTACGAAGATCGCTCAGCTGGGTTACGCCAATGAGACTGAGGTCGATACTTTGGTGGATCAGGCGCAGGCTGAGATTTATGCGGTGACTGATGGTAACGCGAAGGAAGACTATGTGTCTTTCTCTGAGGCGTTGGAGGAAACCATCAATGAGATTGATGCGAACTCGAACCGCCCCGATGGCGTGTACGGTGTGCCGACTGACTTTATTGAGTTTGATGAGCTGACCGGTGGTTTGCACGGTGGCCAGATGATTGTTATTGCGGCTCGTCCGGGTGTGGGTAAGTCGACTTTGGCTCTTGATATTGCTCGTTCTGCGGCTATTCATCATCAGATGACGACTGTGTTTTTCTCGCTGGAGATGAGTCGTACTGAGTTGGCGATGCGTATTCTCTCTGCGGAGGGCAAGATTTCGATGGGTCGTCTGAAGAAGGGTGACCTGGATACTGAGGGCTGGACGAACTTGGCGACTTTGCAGGGGCGTATTGATTCTGCTCCTCTCTTTATTGATGATTCGCCGAATATGACTCTGATGGAGATTCGTGCGAAGTGCCGTCGCCTCAAGCAGCGTAATGATTTGAAGCTTGTGGTGCTGGACTACCTGCAGCTGATGAGTTCGGGTAAGAAGGTTGAGTCGCGTCAGCAGGAGGTTTCGGAGTTCTCTCGTAGCCTGAAGCTGTTGGCTAAGGAGCTGGATGTTCCGGTGATTGCGCTGTCTCAGTTGAACCGTGGTTCGGAGCAGCGTACTGATAAGCGTCCAATGGTTTCGGATCTGCGTGAGTCGGGTTCTATTGAGCAGGATGCGGATATGGTGATTCTGCTGCATCGTGAGGATATGTATAACCCGGATAGTGAACGTGTGGGTGAGGCGGACATGATTATTGCGAAGCACCGTGGTGGTCCAACTCGTACTATCCCGTTGGCGTTTAGCGGTAAGTACTCGCGCTTCAACAATATGGCGAATGAGGCGCCTCCCCAGTACTAA
- a CDS encoding glycosyltransferase, producing MSDAEAEQIMALDQGRGVRHPFTTDMVRRRVTAELAAIRDFNADAVVIGSNLTMLLSARIAGVPIFYARPYAYSSTYFSKKPVGGELAAPGWLRAVARVFSYKPASFVRVAREYGLRLPRRTVDMLSADVNLICSLFTQLRGDSLVEPDVGVGPIYYRAPGELPQIVREPRERPLIYVGMGSSGSADILTQVLRQLSAAPVDVLVGGGVQLSDTSMLGSNIHFAGTVPGTIPAHLLAGHIDASITHGGEGTVQTACLAGVPFAGIAMQAEQSWNIEECVRYGNALRFTKNDVRRGNMRDILDRLLSDEGMRAKARQLGEAMRTMDGAALAVEKIEDYLCAAR from the coding sequence ATGAGCGATGCTGAGGCGGAGCAGATTATGGCGCTGGATCAGGGCAGGGGAGTGCGGCATCCTTTCACGACCGATATGGTGCGTCGGCGGGTCACCGCTGAGCTCGCGGCTATTCGTGACTTTAACGCGGATGCTGTGGTGATTGGTTCTAACCTGACGATGCTGCTGTCTGCGCGTATTGCGGGTGTCCCTATTTTCTATGCGCGCCCGTACGCTTATTCGTCGACGTATTTTTCGAAGAAACCTGTAGGCGGCGAGCTTGCGGCACCGGGGTGGTTGCGTGCGGTGGCGCGGGTGTTTTCGTATAAGCCGGCTTCTTTTGTGCGTGTGGCACGCGAATATGGGCTGAGGCTTCCTCGCCGTACTGTGGATATGCTCAGTGCCGACGTGAATCTTATCTGTTCTCTGTTTACGCAGCTGCGCGGCGATTCTTTAGTAGAACCCGATGTCGGTGTGGGGCCTATTTATTACCGTGCGCCCGGTGAGCTGCCGCAGATTGTTCGCGAGCCCAGAGAACGGCCCCTGATTTACGTGGGAATGGGGTCGTCCGGCTCTGCAGATATTTTGACGCAGGTGCTGCGGCAGCTATCAGCCGCTCCGGTGGATGTGCTGGTCGGTGGCGGGGTGCAGCTCTCGGACACCAGCATGCTGGGCAGCAATATCCATTTCGCCGGGACTGTTCCCGGGACTATTCCAGCGCATCTGCTCGCCGGCCATATTGATGCCTCGATAACCCACGGCGGTGAGGGGACGGTGCAGACGGCGTGTCTGGCGGGTGTACCGTTTGCCGGCATTGCGATGCAGGCGGAGCAGAGCTGGAATATTGAGGAGTGCGTGCGCTACGGTAACGCCCTGCGTTTCACGAAGAATGATGTGCGCCGCGGCAATATGCGCGATATTCTGGACCGTCTGCTCAGCGATGAGGGCATGCGCGCTAAGGCGCGGCAGCTGGGTGAGGCAATGCGTACTATGGATGGTGCGGCGCTCGCCGTTGAGAAGATTGAGGATTATCTGTGCGCTGCCCGTTAG
- a CDS encoding class I SAM-dependent methyltransferase, with protein MSKTPSVPGTDRPAEKAAGHWLLAQLGKKVLRPGGRETTNWLLARALGGDIDVVEFAPGLGITALEIVKRSPKSYTGVDLDPKAAEIVTERIGASTKPNYRVVNASAQETGLPSESYDAVVGEAMLTMQTDKHKLEIMREAARLLRPGGYYAIHEMSLVPDYLRPELKEEIQKDLARTIRVNARPLTVAEWTALAEEAGFEVLDVYQTDMALLEPKRLLADEGPAGVAKIAFNLARKPQIRERVLGMRGVFRRHADHIGAIGMILRKK; from the coding sequence GTGTCTAAGACCCCTTCCGTTCCCGGTACCGACCGCCCCGCTGAAAAGGCGGCAGGTCACTGGCTTCTGGCTCAGCTGGGCAAGAAGGTTCTGCGCCCCGGCGGCCGCGAGACCACCAATTGGCTGCTGGCTCGCGCTCTGGGTGGCGACATTGATGTCGTGGAGTTTGCGCCGGGCCTGGGTATTACTGCCCTGGAGATTGTGAAGCGTTCCCCCAAGAGCTACACCGGTGTGGATCTTGATCCCAAGGCTGCTGAAATCGTGACCGAGCGTATCGGTGCATCGACTAAGCCGAACTACCGTGTGGTGAACGCTAGCGCCCAGGAGACCGGTCTGCCCTCGGAAAGCTACGACGCCGTGGTGGGCGAGGCGATGCTGACTATGCAGACCGATAAGCACAAGCTGGAGATTATGCGTGAGGCGGCTCGTCTGCTGCGTCCGGGTGGCTACTACGCTATTCACGAGATGTCGCTGGTTCCCGATTATCTGCGCCCTGAGCTGAAGGAAGAGATTCAGAAGGACCTGGCGCGCACGATCCGTGTGAATGCCCGCCCGCTGACTGTCGCCGAGTGGACCGCACTAGCGGAAGAGGCTGGCTTTGAGGTGCTGGATGTGTACCAGACCGATATGGCTCTGCTGGAGCCGAAGCGTCTGCTGGCTGATGAGGGTCCCGCTGGCGTTGCGAAGATTGCGTTCAACCTGGCGCGTAAGCCGCAGATTCGTGAGCGTGTGCTGGGCATGCGCGGTGTGTTCCGCCGCCACGCCGACCATATTGGCGCTATCGGCATGATTCTGCGTAAGAAGTAA
- the rplI gene encoding 50S ribosomal protein L9, with translation MAKIILTQEVSGLGAAGDVVTVKDGYARNYLLPRGFAVTWTQGGEKQVESIRAARAARAKASLEEAQAIAAALAAKPVVVAHKAGADGRLFGTVKAEAIAEAIEAAGIGSVDKRTIHLGSAIKRTGEYKVTVRLHPDVVANVVLDVVAAA, from the coding sequence ATGGCTAAGATCATTCTGACTCAGGAAGTTTCCGGCCTCGGTGCAGCTGGCGATGTTGTCACCGTTAAGGACGGTTACGCACGTAACTACCTGCTGCCCCGCGGCTTCGCCGTGACCTGGACCCAGGGTGGCGAGAAGCAGGTTGAGTCCATCCGCGCCGCTCGTGCGGCTCGTGCTAAGGCTTCTCTGGAAGAGGCTCAGGCAATTGCTGCGGCTCTGGCTGCTAAGCCGGTTGTCGTTGCACACAAGGCTGGCGCTGACGGCCGCCTGTTCGGTACCGTCAAGGCTGAGGCTATTGCTGAGGCTATTGAGGCTGCTGGCATTGGCTCCGTTGACAAGCGCACCATCCACCTGGGTTCCGCTATCAAGCGCACCGGTGAGTACAAGGTGACTGTCCGCCTGCACCCTGACGTTGTTGCTAACGTTGTCCTGGACGTCGTTGCTGCTGCGTAA
- the rpsR gene encoding 30S ribosomal protein S18 codes for MAKAEIRKPKPKQNPLKAADVTVIDYKDVALLRKFISDRGKIRARRVTGVTVQEQRKIAQAIKNAREVALLPYSGAGR; via the coding sequence ATGGCTAAGGCTGAAATCCGTAAGCCCAAACCCAAGCAGAACCCCCTCAAGGCTGCTGACGTCACCGTTATCGACTACAAGGACGTCGCACTTCTGCGCAAGTTCATCTCCGACCGCGGCAAGATCCGCGCTCGCCGCGTGACTGGCGTGACCGTTCAGGAGCAGCGCAAGATCGCTCAGGCTATTAAGAACGCCCGCGAAGTTGCACTGCTGCCCTACTCCGGCGCTGGCCGCTAA
- a CDS encoding single-stranded DNA-binding protein — protein sequence MAGDTVITVIGNLTGDPELRYTPAGAAVANFTIASTPRTFNRQTNQWEDGETLFLRASVWRGYAENVAETLKKGTQVIAQGRLKSRSYETKEGERRTSFELEVEEIGPTLRFATAQVTRAQRSAGGNNFGGSAQGGFGGGAGYNAAAQGGFSAPQQNNFAAAQGNGYSGQSGYSAPAAPAAPAAPAADPWSSQSGGNYDWGSGADDEPPF from the coding sequence ATGGCAGGCGATACCGTTATTACCGTTATTGGTAATCTGACTGGCGATCCGGAGCTTCGTTACACCCCTGCGGGTGCGGCGGTTGCTAATTTCACGATCGCATCGACTCCGCGTACTTTTAACCGCCAGACGAACCAGTGGGAGGATGGGGAGACCCTGTTCCTGCGTGCGTCGGTGTGGCGTGGTTACGCTGAGAATGTTGCAGAGACCCTGAAGAAGGGTACTCAGGTTATCGCGCAGGGCCGTCTGAAGTCTCGCTCGTACGAGACCAAGGAAGGCGAGCGTCGTACTTCGTTTGAGCTTGAGGTCGAGGAGATCGGCCCGACTCTGCGTTTTGCTACTGCTCAGGTGACTCGCGCACAGCGTTCTGCCGGAGGTAATAACTTCGGTGGCTCTGCGCAGGGTGGCTTTGGTGGTGGCGCTGGGTACAACGCTGCTGCTCAGGGCGGTTTCTCCGCTCCTCAGCAGAATAATTTTGCTGCTGCTCAGGGTAATGGTTACTCTGGCCAGTCTGGCTACTCCGCTCCGGCTGCTCCGGCGGCCCCCGCAGCTCCTGCTGCTGATCCGTGGAGTTCTCAGTCCGGCGGTAACTATGACTGGGGTAGCGGCGCCGACGACGAACCTCCGTTCTAA
- the rpsF gene encoding 30S ribosomal protein S6 gives MRAYELMVILSPEVEDRAVEPSLSKFLEIVTNEGGSIDNVDIWGRRRLAYEIQKKSEGIYAVVNFTATPETAAELDRVLNLNESVMRTKIIRPEDQKISSK, from the coding sequence ATGCGTGCATATGAACTGATGGTTATCCTCAGCCCCGAGGTTGAGGACCGTGCGGTTGAGCCGTCGCTGTCCAAGTTCCTCGAGATCGTGACCAACGAGGGTGGTTCCATCGACAACGTCGATATCTGGGGCCGTCGTCGCCTGGCATACGAGATCCAGAAGAAGTCTGAGGGTATCTACGCAGTGGTGAACTTCACCGCTACCCCCGAGACCGCAGCTGAGCTCGATCGTGTTCTGAACCTGAACGAGTCCGTCATGCGTACCAAGATCATCCGCCCGGAGGATCAGAAGATCTCCAGCAAGTAG
- a CDS encoding CCA tRNA nucleotidyltransferase, with protein sequence MSLIIDVVSKYPDAAELGELYRAAGFELYLVGGIVRDNLLDDGGHFTDFDLTTDASPEQSEQILRGWGEHTWDIGKEYGTISARKNGVVYEVTTYRAEVYVSDSRKPTVEFGTDLSADLVRRDFTINAMAAALPSGEVVDLFGGVEDLREGVLRTPRSPQESFSEDPLRMMRAARFAARFNLEVAPEVFEAMRQMAGRIEIISAERVRDELVKLIEADYPRVGLNLLVDTGLADYVLPELPALRMEMDPAHHHKDVYAHSLKVMEQAMEKETDEDGPCPAPDFILRFAALMHDIGKPKTRKFEKDGSVSFLHHEVVGAKMVKKRMRALRFDNDTIKAVARLVELHMRFYGYRESGWTDSAVRRYVRDAGDQLERLHRVSRSDVTTRNRRLSRSLAEAYDDLERRIAELAAQEELDSIRPDLDGGQIMQILGIAPGPVVGEAYKFLLNVRLDEGSLPEEEVKARLLQWWEQRQQA encoded by the coding sequence ATGTCGCTGATTATTGATGTTGTGTCGAAGTACCCGGATGCCGCCGAGCTGGGAGAACTGTACCGTGCGGCGGGTTTTGAGCTGTACTTGGTGGGCGGTATTGTCCGCGACAATCTGCTGGATGACGGCGGCCATTTTACCGATTTTGATTTGACGACGGATGCTTCTCCGGAGCAGAGCGAGCAGATTCTGCGTGGGTGGGGTGAGCATACGTGGGATATCGGTAAGGAGTACGGCACGATTAGTGCGCGTAAGAATGGCGTGGTGTATGAGGTGACCACGTACCGTGCTGAGGTGTATGTTTCGGATTCGCGTAAGCCGACGGTGGAGTTCGGCACGGATTTGAGCGCCGATTTGGTGCGTCGTGATTTCACGATTAACGCGATGGCGGCGGCTTTGCCCAGCGGTGAGGTTGTTGACTTGTTTGGCGGCGTTGAGGATTTGCGTGAGGGCGTTCTGCGTACCCCGCGCTCGCCGCAGGAGTCTTTTTCCGAGGATCCGCTGCGCATGATGCGTGCGGCTCGTTTTGCTGCGCGTTTTAATCTTGAGGTTGCCCCGGAGGTTTTCGAGGCGATGCGCCAGATGGCTGGCCGTATTGAGATTATTTCGGCTGAGCGTGTGCGTGATGAGTTGGTGAAGCTGATTGAGGCGGATTATCCGCGGGTGGGTTTGAATCTGCTGGTGGATACGGGTCTGGCGGATTATGTGTTGCCGGAGCTTCCTGCATTGCGTATGGAGATGGATCCTGCGCATCACCATAAGGATGTGTATGCGCATTCGTTGAAGGTGATGGAGCAGGCGATGGAGAAGGAGACGGACGAGGATGGCCCGTGTCCGGCTCCTGATTTTATTCTGCGTTTTGCGGCGTTGATGCACGATATTGGTAAGCCGAAGACTCGTAAGTTTGAGAAGGACGGCTCCGTCTCGTTCCTGCACCATGAGGTGGTGGGCGCGAAGATGGTGAAGAAGCGTATGCGTGCGCTGCGTTTTGATAATGACACGATTAAGGCTGTGGCTCGTCTGGTGGAGTTGCATATGCGGTTCTATGGTTACCGCGAGTCGGGTTGGACTGATTCTGCGGTGCGCCGTTATGTGCGTGATGCGGGCGATCAGTTGGAGCGTCTGCATCGTGTGTCGCGTTCTGATGTGACGACACGTAATCGTCGCCTGTCGCGCTCGCTGGCTGAGGCGTATGACGATTTGGAGCGTCGTATTGCTGAGTTGGCTGCTCAGGAGGAGCTGGATTCGATTCGTCCGGATCTGGATGGCGGTCAGATTATGCAGATTCTTGGTATTGCGCCGGGCCCGGTGGTGGGTGAGGCGTATAAGTTCTTGTTGAATGTGCGTCTGGATGAGGGTTCGCTTCCTGAGGAGGAGGTGAAGGCTCGTCTGTTGCAGTGGTGGGAGCAGCGTCAGCAGGCGTAG
- a CDS encoding NUDIX hydrolase produces MSIPVPRAPKTRFTAPARAVPAPEEVSAGGLIIDFDRPEQLPVAIIARINRNGQREWCLPKGHIEHGETTVEAAQREISEETGITGYPVASLGTIAYWFTSNGTRIHKTVHHYLFAATGGELSIDNDPDHEAIDVAWVPLEELPTRLSFANEQHIARSAREYITTQL; encoded by the coding sequence ATGAGCATTCCCGTACCCCGCGCCCCCAAAACGCGCTTCACCGCGCCCGCGCGAGCGGTACCCGCCCCCGAAGAAGTCTCCGCAGGCGGACTCATCATCGACTTCGACCGACCCGAACAGCTACCCGTAGCCATCATCGCCCGCATCAACCGCAACGGACAACGCGAATGGTGCCTACCCAAAGGCCATATCGAACACGGCGAAACCACTGTCGAAGCCGCACAACGCGAAATCAGCGAAGAAACCGGAATCACCGGCTACCCCGTAGCCTCCCTCGGCACCATCGCCTACTGGTTCACCTCCAACGGCACGCGCATCCACAAAACCGTGCACCACTACCTCTTCGCAGCAACCGGCGGCGAACTGAGCATCGACAACGACCCCGACCACGAAGCAATCGACGTCGCATGGGTCCCCCTCGAAGAGCTCCCCACCCGCCTCTCATTCGCCAACGAGCAACACATTGCCCGTAGCGCGCGCGAATACATCACCACCCAGCTCTAA